One genomic window of Halolamina sediminis includes the following:
- a CDS encoding ABC transporter ATP-binding protein translates to MATLEINNLHAEVAENGERILRGVDLEVESGEIHALMGPNGSGKSTTAKVIAGHPAYEVTEGEINLHLDAEDVEDVDADEEDMSWDLLDLEPNERAALGIFLAFQYPAEIEGVTMTNFLRQALNAKLEEREELFEDEEEEEAEAADEDEGYETSPMEGPADEGEIGVAEFQQILSEKMELLDMDESFAQRYLNAGFSGGEKKQNEVLQAAILEPSIAVLDEIDSGLDIDRLSDVAQGIERLRDEQGTGVLQITHYQRILDYVEPDRVHVMLDGEVVMEGDAELAEDLEEEGYDWVREQVYETA, encoded by the coding sequence ATGGCTACACTCGAAATCAACAACCTACACGCCGAAGTCGCCGAGAACGGTGAGCGAATCCTCCGCGGGGTCGACCTCGAGGTCGAGTCCGGGGAGATCCACGCACTGATGGGCCCGAACGGGTCCGGCAAGTCCACGACCGCCAAGGTCATCGCGGGCCACCCGGCCTACGAAGTGACCGAGGGTGAGATCAACCTCCACCTCGACGCGGAGGACGTCGAGGACGTCGACGCCGACGAGGAGGACATGTCGTGGGACCTGCTCGACCTCGAACCCAACGAGCGGGCCGCGCTCGGGATCTTCCTCGCGTTCCAGTACCCCGCCGAGATCGAGGGGGTCACGATGACGAACTTCCTCCGACAGGCGCTCAACGCCAAGCTCGAAGAGCGCGAGGAGCTTTTCGAGGACGAGGAGGAAGAGGAGGCGGAGGCCGCCGACGAGGACGAGGGGTACGAGACCTCGCCGATGGAGGGCCCCGCCGACGAGGGCGAGATCGGCGTCGCCGAGTTCCAGCAGATCCTGAGCGAGAAGATGGAGCTGCTGGACATGGACGAGTCGTTCGCACAGCGCTACCTCAACGCCGGCTTCTCCGGCGGCGAGAAGAAGCAGAACGAGGTGCTGCAGGCGGCGATCCTCGAACCGTCGATCGCGGTGCTCGACGAGATCGACTCCGGGCTCGACATCGACCGGCTCAGCGACGTGGCACAGGGCATCGAACGACTGCGTGACGAACAGGGCACCGGCGTCCTGCAGATCACCCACTACCAGCGCATCCTCGACTACGTGGAGCCCGACCGGGTTCACGTGATGCTCGACGGCGAAGTCGTCATGGAGGGCGACGCCGAGCTCGCCGAGGATCTCGAGGAGGAGGGGTACGACTGGGTGCGCGAGCAGGTCTACGAGACGGCTTAA